The Tachysurus vachellii isolate PV-2020 chromosome 23, HZAU_Pvac_v1, whole genome shotgun sequence genome segment GTTGTCATATAGGGCCAGGGTCTCAAGATTACCAACTGAGTGAAAGGCAGACTCTTCTAAAGTGCTCAAGCTATTGCTGGAAATGTTGAGAACCTTAAGGTAGTTTAGTCCTCTGAAAGAGTAAGGCTCAATAGTGACCAATCGACCCCCTACTAAGTCGAATACCTGCAGCCTCATCAGGTTGTGCAGTTTGTTGCCCTCCACAGTCTCTATGGGATTGAATGAAAAGTTGAGAGAGCGAAGGTAGACAAGGTGCTGGATGGCCACGTAGGGGATGGCAGTGAGGTTGCAATGTGTGATGCTCAGTGTGGTAATGTTGAGGCCATGGAGGGACTTATCGGTCAAGATTTCAAGAAAGGGCCAATTTGTTATCTCTAACAATTTCAGCCGATAGAGTCTCTTGAAGGAAAAATCTCTAATGAGGTTCACATTAAAATGCCACAACTTAAGTACCAACAGGGTATGGAGATGGTTTAAGGCCTCCGTGGGCACGGAGGTCATGTTGCACCTCTCCATGGTGAGCTGCTCTAAACTACTGAGTCCATGAAAGGCTCTATGAGAGATGAAGACCAGCTCACTATCTCCCACTTCCAGTTCTTTTAGATTGTAAAGGTCCTGAAACATGTAATCCAACAAGATAACTATTTTATTCTCACTAATATCCAGTCTGGTGAGGTTACTCAAACCAGTAAATACACCTAGCTGAATGAGCTTCAGTCTGTTGTTGCGCAGTCCTAACGTCCGTAATCCAAACAGATTACTAAATGCACCTGGCTCGATGACTGAGATGACATTCTCATTAAGCTGCAGGTCCTCCAGGTGAGGATAGTTGATGAACTCCTCTGGGTTGATGGCTTTCAAGCGATTTTTGCTCAGGTCCAATAGTCGCGTCTCAATAGGGATTCCCTCTGGAAGGGCAACCAGCTTTCTGCGGTGGCACAGTACAGAGCGCTCCTGGGCATTGCATTCACAGCGGGAAGGGCATCCTGTAGTGGAACCCGACAGCACAGTGCCCAGCATCAGGATAAGAATGGGCTGCCAGCATGCCACCAGGTAGCTGTGCCCACTCACCACGCCAGCCACCATTCTGCTGGTTACCTGCTGAAACACAAGCCAGAGGTACTGTGTGAATGTATGAACCTATAGACAGAGCATGAaaggcagaaaaataaataaatcatgctgATACTTGACTCTCCTTACACAGATTACTGCATAAACACCACAAAAGCCATTTAATTAATGGTACCTTGGAACAAAGAAATAATGAGTTTTCTCAGTTTAGCTTTATGTTATTgcaattgtttattttgttaagaGAATTACAGCATGCAGCCAGTTTTTATTCCATCAGTAGCTAAATATAAGTCAAGTAGATAAAAGTCTGTCATACCATTTAAtgattatacattataataattatattttagaatGATGGATTACAGTGAATAAAGCTACAGGCTCCAGAATTCACAATAAAACACTGTTACcactgtttttaaatataatgtattctgTAGTGCAACACTGGGGGGAGAAAAAAGCCCCTGAAGATGAGAGTACAGTATAGAGAAATATTGCGAGTCAGGAGTTATTAAATCCTGTGTGACTTTGACTCGCGGGTGTTTTAACTTGCAAAAGCCTTCAAGCTCTGCTTCCCAAAATTGATCACACAATCCTCTTCTTACTCCTTACAGCTCTgtggtttaataaaataaagatagcGCTTCAGTGTGGCTGACgtgatttttaatatttaaatcaacAGAGATGCATATCTACAACATACTGTAGCAGTGAAAAGGCATCTCAGCTACTAATTTAAGCTAATACGGTTTGTCTAATGCTCATTATTCCAGCCTTATATATCGGAAACCTGCAGTCTAAATGATAAAGACTTTGCCTATGCTTTATTTATAGATGTAGTCTATAGTATTGACATTGTCGTCCATCAGCTGCCTAAACGCCCTGCTTTGTTACTGTTAAAGCCTAAATTTGCAGACCAGGGAAATCTATTTATAAAATGGTGACctcacacataaataaaaggttgaaaacaagcacAAGATATAGCAAACTTTTTAGCAATCTCTTTTATCTGTAATTACTAATAGTTTTGGATCATGACAATGCATATTAAATTTGTGTTATAAAATGATTAAGCCTGAGATGTCATAGACAAGCTCATGACAAAACATTCTGCTGTAATGTGGAGTGATGTTTTTCCACCCTGAacctgatttattttacttattaaagAATTACATGTCTTACTTTTGTACTATTTATCCTTTTAtagctttatttaaaattgagGGCCTGCCATCAAGCAAGTTTCCCCACTTTCTATTGAATTTCAGACCAAAAAATTTAAACTTGTTACCAATGCCCTGAAGACTTCCTAATAACTTCCTAAAAAATACTGGATACTTCATCGATAAATGTTAACAATTAgacattccttttttttgttaaataacatgCTTTTATGTTTGATCCCTTTCTGTGATTGACTTACTTGGCAGATGCTCCATGTAATCTAataatggataaataaaaaaaatcaggttacTGACATAAAATAGCATATATAATGTGTGATTGGTAAAAGCACCAGCATCATTTTGTCGGGTGTGTTTCAGCAATGATGCACATAAAAGGTACTTTTATCTTTTCCAAATAATTTCCTGttgcatgaaaaataaataaataaataaataaataaataaataataatgaaaaaaaaaatatatatatatatgcacacttACAAGATGTCTACTATACATGTAGTTCTGTAATTGCTGAGATTACACATCTAAAGCTCAACCTTCTTCCTAGTAACTTCCTGTAATTTTCTATCTCTGCTTCTCTGTTCTATATGCACTCTAATATTCAACAACCCTAAACATAGAGTCTTCAGTTGGGGTTGGGGAGGGGGTAAGGGATTAGCTGTCTGTCTTGTGCAAAGTAGAACCCACCCAGAACTTTAGCCCTAAAGACATGTTCATAGTTTGACAGACTGATGGCTAATTATAATGCTGCATCGATCATCTGTGGGCACTCAATCAACTCCGATCTGAAGATCCAGTCTCAGCTCCACTTCTCTGTTACTGAACTTTCTCACACAGCTTAAACTAATTGATCAAAGCATGTATAATACATGCACCTACTGAATAACTAACGACTTTTTACACAAACCTACTCCCACAAGCCCGATCATCTATAATGAGGCAGCTGTAAAAGTAGTGAAGGTTAGTCTAGactggtctgtgtgtgggtaAATGTCTCAGTAAAAGTTAACCTCAAATTAAAATTGAGCCCATATCCACCCACTGCAGCAATCAGCAATATGGCAAATTACAGGGCTATTCATCAGCATGTAGAAGGCTCTTGGGTTTAaatacacactgaaaaaaacaatGAGAGACATTTGAAGCCATATAAACTCACATCAatgcatccattcatttaaTTACGTGTGTGgttttaaagaattaaattaTGACACTCATACCACAGGCTTTTCAAAATGACAGAAACTATAACATGCATACTAAAATACCACTGCGACACTTATTATAGTCATTATAATGGTTCCAAGAAATGTTATGATTTCATTGAAACCTAATAGAAACCCGAcagaaacctgaaagagctGCACAGTGTTAATCGGCAGAGCTGAACGATTTAGATGAGCTGtgagaatgaagaaaaagcaaaaaagcctCCATGCAGCCATCTGTTTATTGCAGCACCATGGCAGAGACACTGAAGATGACTCCATCTGCAAATGTATCCAGGTGTGTTTGAGCGCATTGGGAACTGCGCCAGCGTCAGTGTGAAATCGAATAAGTAGCTCTGAAAGCGTCTTCTGTTCATTAGTGCTCCTTAGTTAGGTTCAAAGAGTTGTTGTAGCCCACAGTACCTGACAGTCATATATCTGCTGAGTGTGATCGGCATGCAGCTCACCACCCTGCAGGGACTGGCTTGGCCATCGTGCATGAATTGCAGCATCGATTAAAAGACTAAAATAGCAGCTGTAGCAGTGTAGGTGTTGGGGAGGGTTGTTgagtggtggtggggggggtgAAGGTCATGAAGTAAACGGACCCACCATAAACATGGTGTTTTAATCATGCTGTATTTACTGCTGATCTAATCCAGCTCAGAACATCCTGCCCCAAGTGCCACAAAAGTGGCAAGGATCTTTTTGATTAACctgttataatgatttatatgatCTACAGCCTAAATAACTCATAGCCTTctcttttaaactttaattgcaTGGGGAAGCTAGAGTTTTTGTGAggcggaaaaaaaaatgatatcttCTGTGGAAATTCCAATATGCATTTAGTTCATTTGAATGAATTCATGAAGGCAGAGATATCAGAAGTGTGTTGTAAATTACAGTGGGTAATGACTCTTTAGTGCACTAGAAAAATTCCTTAATTAGAAGTACCCATGGATATCCAAAAATCAATGTATCTGCTTTAGTTTATTGTTATGGTGACACATAATCCCTACTGAAAATAAGTACTGAAATGTGCACCCGATTTACCTCTGATAGGAAGCTAATtgcaaaaacagcatttgtATTACATGGCTCCTAATTTACAAGTTGCTAAGAGGCATACATTAAGTAATAGAAATGCTGACTGAATTGAAATATATCATTGTCTTTCTCCAACAGACATACAGCGATTAATCCTTCTGATgtgaaataatatataaaatataccctgtttaaatcatctttaa includes the following:
- the lingo1b gene encoding leucine-rich repeat and immunoglobulin-like domain-containing nogo receptor-interacting protein 1-B isoform X1, giving the protein MTFLQVTSRMVAGVVSGHSYLVACWQPILILMLGTVLSGSTTGCPSRCECNAQERSVLCHRRKLVALPEGIPIETRLLDLSKNRLKAINPEEFINYPHLEDLQLNENVISVIEPGAFSNLFGLRTLGLRNNRLKLIQLGVFTGLSNLTRLDISENKIVILLDYMFQDLYNLKELEVGDSELVFISHRAFHGLSSLEQLTMERCNMTSVPTEALNHLHTLLVLKLWHFNVNLIRDFSFKRLYRLKLLEITNWPFLEILTDKSLHGLNITTLSITHCNLTAIPYVAIQHLVYLRSLNFSFNPIETVEGNKLHNLMRLQVFDLVGGRLVTIEPYSFRGLNYLKVLNISSNSLSTLEESAFHSVGNLETLALYDNPLACDCRLLWVFRRRWRLNFNKQQPSCLSPEFVQGKEFKDFPDILPSNYFTCQKSKIRDHKPLQRFVDEGTTVRFACQADGDPTPVIMWQSPRKQFITTKTVGRLSVSLDGTLEVRYAQIQDNGTYTCIATNAGGNDTKLAHLHVHSYSPNWPHQSNKTFAFISNQPNDSGANDTGRSVQFPFDMKTLIIATTMGFISFLGVVLFCLVLLFLWSRGKGNAKPNIEIEYVPRRVEGQTSPTEETHKIRMKMM
- the lingo1b gene encoding leucine-rich repeat and immunoglobulin-like domain-containing nogo receptor-interacting protein 1-B isoform X2, which encodes MTFLVTSRMVAGVVSGHSYLVACWQPILILMLGTVLSGSTTGCPSRCECNAQERSVLCHRRKLVALPEGIPIETRLLDLSKNRLKAINPEEFINYPHLEDLQLNENVISVIEPGAFSNLFGLRTLGLRNNRLKLIQLGVFTGLSNLTRLDISENKIVILLDYMFQDLYNLKELEVGDSELVFISHRAFHGLSSLEQLTMERCNMTSVPTEALNHLHTLLVLKLWHFNVNLIRDFSFKRLYRLKLLEITNWPFLEILTDKSLHGLNITTLSITHCNLTAIPYVAIQHLVYLRSLNFSFNPIETVEGNKLHNLMRLQVFDLVGGRLVTIEPYSFRGLNYLKVLNISSNSLSTLEESAFHSVGNLETLALYDNPLACDCRLLWVFRRRWRLNFNKQQPSCLSPEFVQGKEFKDFPDILPSNYFTCQKSKIRDHKPLQRFVDEGTTVRFACQADGDPTPVIMWQSPRKQFITTKTVGRLSVSLDGTLEVRYAQIQDNGTYTCIATNAGGNDTKLAHLHVHSYSPNWPHQSNKTFAFISNQPNDSGANDTGRSVQFPFDMKTLIIATTMGFISFLGVVLFCLVLLFLWSRGKGNAKPNIEIEYVPRRVEGQTSPTEETHKIRMKMM